One window from the genome of Spirosoma rhododendri encodes:
- a CDS encoding AraC family transcriptional regulator, whose product MEDYNKIIESLGVKFIKARNIRILQPITIKNFYDVENTLLILYNGEVSIGEERIKVDVGDMLFIPGGKHVTVTYGDPANPKVVSNEEFMTHRESYWEGNHDPRLIGHLPNSFGFVSFEAKVFDSVNFFNSLDVPPFIIKREDSLATTIDQILAEDMNDLAGKGRIIKIKTEEIVIEVVRYILKNHLFVEQLVTNSTYFKDPRLIDIFAYIKDNLGGDLSNKVLANVANVSEDYVGQYFKMLTGINPQDYIEYQRMEAAVGLLRTSKKSIRAIGAEVGYKDTAYFCRRFKMMFGIPAGKMRRRESLMNV is encoded by the coding sequence ATGGAAGACTATAATAAAATTATCGAATCGCTGGGAGTCAAGTTCATCAAGGCTCGCAACATTCGTATTCTTCAGCCTATCACGATCAAAAACTTCTACGACGTAGAAAACACGCTGCTGATTTTGTACAACGGCGAAGTGTCGATCGGTGAAGAGCGGATCAAGGTCGACGTGGGTGATATGCTGTTCATTCCGGGTGGCAAACACGTTACGGTTACCTACGGCGACCCGGCGAACCCAAAGGTGGTGTCGAACGAAGAGTTTATGACCCACCGGGAGTCGTACTGGGAAGGGAACCACGACCCACGGCTGATCGGGCACCTGCCAAACTCGTTCGGCTTTGTTTCGTTTGAAGCCAAAGTGTTCGATTCGGTCAACTTCTTCAACTCGCTCGACGTACCCCCGTTCATCATCAAGCGGGAAGACAGTCTGGCTACCACAATTGATCAGATTCTGGCGGAAGACATGAACGATCTGGCGGGTAAGGGCCGGATCATCAAGATCAAGACGGAAGAGATCGTAATCGAGGTAGTGCGGTATATCCTGAAAAATCACCTGTTCGTTGAGCAGCTGGTTACCAACAGCACCTACTTCAAAGACCCGCGCCTGATCGACATCTTTGCTTACATCAAAGACAACCTCGGTGGCGATCTGTCGAACAAGGTACTGGCGAACGTTGCAAACGTGTCGGAAGATTACGTCGGGCAGTATTTCAAGATGCTGACGGGTATCAATCCGCAGGATTATATTGAGTACCAGCGCATGGAAGCGGCCGTTGGTCTGCTGCGTACCAGCAAGAAAAGCATCCGGGCGATTGGCGCCGAAGTAGGGTACAAAGACACCGCTTACTTCTGCCGTCGTTTCAAGATGATGTTCGGTATTCCGGCTGGCAAGATGCGCCGTCGCGAATCGCTGATGAACGTATAG
- a CDS encoding energy transducer TonB: MNWIRTTLICLFTLAGALTATAQTRTGKVYTIAERAPEFPGGKSALSRYLAENIRYPNVLLRKNINTGPVSARFIIDETGQVSDVRVLTKALGTTNRKGMEEYMGTIITAVEKMPRWQPGLVDNRPVPVFYTLPIEISTK; this comes from the coding sequence ATGAACTGGATACGTACAACGCTGATTTGCCTGTTCACGTTGGCGGGTGCGCTTACCGCGACAGCCCAGACCCGCACAGGAAAAGTCTACACGATAGCGGAACGGGCTCCGGAGTTTCCGGGTGGCAAATCGGCCCTGAGCCGATATCTTGCCGAAAACATTCGTTACCCCAACGTTTTGCTGCGTAAAAATATCAATACCGGCCCGGTGTCAGCCCGGTTCATTATCGACGAAACGGGGCAGGTGTCCGATGTTCGGGTGCTGACGAAAGCGCTGGGTACTACGAACCGGAAAGGAATGGAAGAATACATGGGCACGATCATTACGGCGGTCGAGAAGATGCCCCGCTGGCAGCCCGGCCTGGTCGATAACCGGCCCGTACCCGTGTTCTACACGTTGCCAATCGAAATCAGTACGAAGTAA
- a CDS encoding phosphoglycerol geranylgeranyltransferase, with translation MLDPDKVRQDALVDLLVRTIDYPVDFFLVGGSLVVDYVHREVIDTLRQHRDAPIILFPGNPLHIDPAADAVLFLSLISGRNADFLIGQHVVAAPMLRKSGLEIMPTGYMLVDSGAQTTVSYISGTMPMPSNKPDVAACTAMAGEMLGLKLMYLDAGSGAQRPVPTDMIAAVNRVIDVPLIVGGGIDSAEKARQALYAGADMLVVGNGIERNPDLLPELCAVMQEVNQTVLQD, from the coding sequence CTGCTCGACCCCGATAAGGTCAGGCAGGACGCTTTGGTGGACCTGCTGGTCCGTACAATCGACTACCCGGTCGATTTTTTTCTGGTCGGCGGTAGCCTTGTCGTCGACTATGTACACCGCGAAGTGATCGACACCCTACGTCAGCACCGCGATGCACCCATCATCCTGTTTCCCGGCAATCCCCTGCACATCGATCCGGCGGCCGATGCAGTGCTTTTCCTGTCGCTTATTTCCGGGCGAAATGCCGACTTCCTGATCGGGCAACACGTGGTAGCGGCTCCTATGCTGCGGAAAAGCGGCCTTGAAATCATGCCGACTGGTTATATGCTGGTCGACAGTGGCGCGCAGACAACGGTTTCGTACATCAGCGGTACTATGCCCATGCCAAGCAACAAACCCGACGTTGCCGCCTGTACTGCCATGGCGGGCGAAATGCTGGGGCTTAAACTGATGTATCTGGATGCGGGCAGTGGGGCACAGCGTCCCGTTCCGACCGATATGATCGCGGCTGTCAATCGCGTAATCGACGTGCCACTTATTGTGGGGGGCGGCATCGATTCGGCTGAGAAAGCCCGGCAGGCGCTGTATGCAGGCGCGGATATGCTGGTTGTGGGGAATGGTATCGAGCGCAACCCCGATCTGTTGCCCGAACTATGCGCCGTGATGCAGGAAGTCAACCAAACTGTACTACAGGATTAA
- a CDS encoding phage holin family protein gives MLEHLEEIRENIFRYLEARIELFTLETRSKIEEGVVVGIHGVVLALLGSMTLIFLFCLLAAYLNEVLDSRYLGFLIVAGFFLILTLVWAAAKDAMKGRIRVFAYSAIKKSQEKKAEEKAEAVKDLMEKTDGIGPNR, from the coding sequence ATGCTAGAGCACCTCGAAGAGATTCGGGAAAATATATTTCGCTATCTGGAAGCGCGTATCGAGTTGTTTACGCTCGAAACCCGGTCTAAGATAGAGGAAGGCGTCGTCGTCGGTATTCATGGCGTTGTACTGGCACTACTGGGAAGTATGACGCTGATTTTTCTGTTTTGCCTGTTAGCCGCTTATCTGAACGAAGTGCTCGACAGCCGGTATCTGGGCTTCCTGATTGTGGCGGGCTTTTTCCTCATCCTGACGCTTGTCTGGGCCGCAGCGAAAGACGCCATGAAAGGGCGGATCCGGGTATTTGCCTACAGCGCCATCAAGAAAAGTCAGGAGAAGAAAGCAGAGGAAAAAGCTGAAGCTGTTAAAGACCTGATGGAGAAAACGGACGGAATTGGTCCGAATCGGTGA
- a CDS encoding TraR/DksA family transcriptional regulator, with amino-acid sequence MVQEEKKRYSEEDLKEFQELIGQKLEATRSELNYIKETLSKRNDSGTDNTSGNSKLLEDGADTSERENLSQLAARLQKFTQQLDAAMVRIKNGTYGVCKDTGKLIPKERLRAVPHTQQTIEAKLRQSR; translated from the coding sequence ATGGTCCAGGAAGAAAAAAAACGCTATTCTGAAGAAGATCTAAAAGAGTTTCAGGAACTGATAGGTCAGAAATTGGAAGCCACACGTAGCGAACTGAACTACATTAAGGAAACCCTCAGTAAGCGCAACGATAGCGGTACGGATAACACCTCGGGAAACTCGAAACTGCTGGAAGATGGCGCTGACACCAGCGAGCGGGAGAACCTGAGTCAGCTGGCGGCCCGCCTGCAAAAATTTACTCAACAGCTCGACGCTGCTATGGTCCGCATCAAAAACGGAACCTATGGCGTTTGCAAAGACACTGGAAAACTAATTCCTAAAGAGCGGCTTCGGGCAGTGCCACACACCCAGCAGACGATCGAAGCCAAGTTGCGCCAGTCTCGCTAG
- a CDS encoding Glu/Leu/Phe/Val family dehydrogenase — protein sequence MAYIEPAPIKDRENPLESMMSRFDAAARLVGISDEMYDILKVPARQVIVGLPVTMDNGSIRVFEGYRVIHSNILGPSKGGIRLDPAVNLDEVRALAAWMTWKCAVVDIPYGGAKGGIACNPREMSAGEIERLMRQYTAGMLDVFGPDRDIPAPDMGTGPREMAWIVDEYSKAKGMTVNSVVTGKPLVLGGSLGRTEATGRGVTVAALAAMDKLRMNPYRSTAAIQGFGNVGSFAAELLHERGVSVVAVSDISGGYYNENGIDITAAVAYRNNNRGSLEGFTGAEPISNEELLALPVDVLVPAAKEDVITDDNAESIQAKMIVEGANGPTSASADEIINRKGIMVIPDILANAGGVTVSYFEWVQNRIGYKWTLDRVNRRADRIMKDAFDRVFDTSQHYKVPMRLAAYIVAIDKVASTYKYRGGY from the coding sequence ATGGCGTATATAGAACCAGCTCCTATAAAAGACAGAGAAAATCCACTTGAGTCGATGATGTCGCGCTTCGATGCGGCAGCCCGTCTGGTTGGTATCTCTGACGAGATGTATGATATTTTGAAAGTACCCGCCCGACAGGTTATCGTTGGGCTCCCCGTTACGATGGACAACGGCAGTATCCGGGTATTTGAAGGGTACCGCGTTATTCACTCCAACATTCTGGGTCCGTCAAAGGGTGGTATCCGGCTTGACCCGGCGGTGAACCTCGACGAGGTACGCGCACTTGCCGCCTGGATGACCTGGAAATGCGCCGTAGTCGACATTCCCTACGGAGGTGCCAAAGGCGGTATTGCCTGCAACCCGCGCGAAATGTCGGCGGGCGAAATCGAACGGCTGATGCGGCAATACACCGCCGGTATGCTCGACGTATTTGGCCCCGACCGCGACATTCCGGCCCCCGACATGGGTACCGGCCCGCGTGAGATGGCCTGGATCGTCGATGAGTACTCGAAAGCGAAAGGAATGACCGTCAACAGCGTCGTAACCGGCAAACCGCTGGTACTGGGCGGCTCACTGGGCCGCACGGAAGCGACCGGGCGGGGTGTTACGGTAGCCGCGCTGGCCGCGATGGACAAGCTTCGGATGAACCCCTATCGGTCGACGGCGGCTATTCAGGGATTTGGCAACGTGGGCTCGTTTGCTGCCGAACTGCTTCACGAACGTGGGGTATCGGTCGTGGCGGTCAGTGATATTTCGGGTGGTTATTACAACGAAAACGGCATCGACATTACCGCTGCGGTAGCCTACCGCAATAACAACCGGGGATCGCTGGAGGGCTTTACGGGTGCCGAACCTATTTCCAACGAAGAACTGCTGGCCCTACCCGTCGACGTGCTGGTTCCGGCGGCTAAAGAAGACGTCATCACCGACGATAACGCCGAGTCGATTCAGGCCAAGATGATTGTAGAAGGCGCCAACGGACCAACCTCCGCCAGCGCCGACGAAATCATCAACCGCAAGGGTATTATGGTGATACCCGATATTCTGGCCAATGCCGGTGGCGTCACGGTATCGTATTTTGAGTGGGTCCAGAATCGGATCGGCTACAAATGGACGCTCGACCGGGTTAATCGCCGGGCCGACCGAATTATGAAAGATGCTTTCGACCGGGTGTTCGATACGTCGCAGCATTATAAGGTGCCCATGCGCCTGGCGGCTTACATCGTCGCCATCGATAAAGTGGCTAGTACATATAAGTATCGGGGCGGTTACTAA
- a CDS encoding phosphatidylserine decarboxylase family protein has translation MRLHREGNTIMLVTGLVLLALNLLAYYFLFSDNTTAIALLAVASLILFVLVVQFFRIPTRPLTTGEQHVVAPADGTIVVIEETDETEYFKSRRRQVSIFMSPLNVHVNRNPVTGVVRYFKYYPGKYLVAWHPKSSTENERTTVVIQLANGAEVLLRQIAGAVARRIIWYVKEGQPVEQGSEFGFIKFGSRVDVFLPLDADVKVAIGDRVKGGVTVLADMPA, from the coding sequence ATGCGCTTACATAGGGAAGGAAACACGATTATGCTGGTAACGGGGCTGGTTCTGCTCGCTCTAAATCTGCTGGCTTACTATTTCCTGTTTTCCGACAATACCACAGCCATTGCGCTGTTAGCCGTAGCCAGTTTGATTCTGTTCGTACTGGTCGTCCAGTTTTTCCGCATTCCGACCCGGCCGCTCACAACGGGCGAACAGCACGTGGTAGCCCCGGCCGACGGTACGATTGTCGTGATTGAAGAAACCGACGAGACGGAGTATTTCAAGAGTCGCCGACGGCAGGTGTCTATTTTTATGTCGCCCCTCAACGTACACGTCAACCGGAATCCGGTGACGGGAGTCGTGCGGTATTTCAAGTATTATCCCGGTAAATATCTGGTAGCCTGGCACCCCAAGTCGAGTACGGAAAACGAGCGTACCACGGTCGTTATTCAACTGGCCAACGGAGCCGAAGTACTGCTGCGGCAGATTGCGGGTGCCGTGGCCCGGCGCATCATCTGGTACGTGAAAGAAGGGCAACCCGTTGAGCAGGGTAGCGAGTTTGGCTTTATCAAATTCGGTTCGCGCGTCGACGTGTTTCTGCCGCTCGATGCCGATGTTAAGGTAGCCATCGGCGACCGCGTCAAAGGTGGTGTTACCGTGCTGGCCGACATGCCCGCGTAA
- a CDS encoding GMC family oxidoreductase gives MKADYIIVGAGSAGCVLANRLSADPAISVLLVEAGGPDTKPEIHIPAAYSKLNGTAVDWGYWTEPQPGVDNRRMYQPRGKTLGGSSSTNAMAYVRGNRLDYDDWAALGNRGWGYADVLPYFIRSEHNEQYDQLDPTYHGTEGPLNVTFAQQFRTPLSSAFVDGCQQVGIARNDDYNGREQEGAGLLQFTIRNARRHSTAAAFLKPILNRTNLRVITHAHTHRVVCRNGVATGIEFSVGKQPVQRAEAQREVILAAGAFNSPQLLMLSGIGPADALRQHNIDCLLNLPGVGQNLQDHVFTGVSSLCSQAVSGNTSLKPLNQLKALVQYMVSKKGPMTSSPLEANAFTRVDGATDRPNMQLHFAPVHFGDDYTTDVYDMATYPRTDGYTILPTLLKPKSRGWVGLRSANPFDAPIIDPQYLTHEDDVRVLLAGVRQAIAVLESDAFSPYHQCLLTPPDRASDETILTHVRRQLETVYHPVGTCKMGSDELAVVDDQLRVRGVDRLRVVDASIMPTIVSGNTNAPVIMIAEKAADLILGKLPVYTAEKAQSAHGQL, from the coding sequence ATGAAGGCTGACTATATCATTGTGGGTGCGGGGTCGGCGGGCTGTGTGCTTGCCAACCGGCTATCGGCTGATCCGGCCATTTCTGTTCTGCTGGTTGAAGCGGGTGGTCCGGATACCAAGCCGGAAATTCATATCCCGGCGGCTTACAGTAAACTCAACGGCACGGCTGTCGACTGGGGGTACTGGACCGAACCACAACCGGGTGTCGACAACCGGCGGATGTACCAGCCACGCGGCAAAACGCTGGGCGGCAGCAGTTCAACCAACGCGATGGCGTACGTACGCGGCAACCGGCTCGACTACGACGACTGGGCCGCGCTGGGAAACCGGGGCTGGGGCTATGCCGACGTACTGCCTTACTTCATCCGGTCGGAGCACAACGAGCAATACGATCAGCTCGACCCCACTTACCACGGCACTGAGGGTCCGCTGAACGTAACGTTCGCGCAGCAGTTTCGCACTCCACTATCCAGTGCCTTCGTCGACGGCTGTCAGCAGGTTGGCATAGCGCGGAACGACGACTACAATGGGCGGGAACAGGAGGGCGCGGGCCTTTTACAGTTTACGATCCGCAACGCCCGGCGACACAGTACGGCCGCGGCCTTTCTGAAACCTATTCTGAACCGGACTAATCTGCGGGTTATCACGCACGCCCATACGCACCGGGTTGTGTGCCGCAACGGAGTGGCCACCGGCATCGAGTTTTCGGTGGGCAAACAACCCGTTCAGCGGGCGGAAGCGCAGCGCGAAGTTATTCTGGCGGCTGGTGCCTTCAACTCACCCCAGCTGCTGATGCTGTCGGGGATTGGCCCGGCCGATGCCCTACGGCAGCACAACATCGACTGCCTGCTCAATTTGCCGGGTGTGGGGCAGAATCTCCAGGATCACGTCTTTACGGGAGTCAGCAGTCTTTGTTCGCAGGCTGTTTCGGGTAACACATCGCTGAAACCGCTGAACCAGTTGAAGGCCCTGGTGCAGTACATGGTGAGCAAGAAAGGGCCAATGACGAGCAGCCCACTGGAAGCCAACGCTTTTACCCGGGTCGACGGAGCCACCGACCGGCCAAATATGCAGCTGCACTTCGCACCGGTTCACTTCGGCGATGATTACACTACTGACGTATACGACATGGCCACCTACCCCCGTACCGACGGCTATACCATCCTGCCAACGCTGCTGAAACCCAAAAGCCGGGGCTGGGTGGGGCTGCGGTCGGCCAATCCGTTCGACGCGCCCATCATCGACCCGCAGTACCTGACCCACGAAGACGACGTGCGGGTGCTGCTGGCAGGCGTCCGGCAGGCGATTGCGGTACTGGAATCCGATGCATTCAGCCCGTACCATCAATGCCTGCTGACACCCCCTGACCGGGCATCAGACGAAACGATTCTGACCCACGTCCGGCGGCAGCTTGAAACGGTATATCACCCGGTTGGTACCTGCAAAATGGGCAGCGACGAACTGGCCGTTGTCGACGATCAGCTGCGGGTGCGGGGGGTTGACCGGTTGCGGGTAGTCGATGCGTCGATTATGCCAACGATTGTGTCGGGCAATACCAATGCACCCGTCATTATGATTGCCGAGAAAGCCGCCGATCTGATTTTAGGTAAACTACCCGTATATACGGCAGAGAAGGCGCAGTCAGCGCACGGGCAGCTATAA